Proteins from a genomic interval of Micromonospora sp. NBC_00389:
- the rdgB gene encoding RdgB/HAM1 family non-canonical purine NTP pyrophosphatase yields the protein MNKVLLATRNRKKLVELQRILDGALGAHRIALLGLDDVEQYPELPETGLTFGENALIKAREGCRRTGLPTIADDSGLAVDALNGMPGVFSARWSGQHGDDRANLQLVLDQIADVPDEERAASFVCTVALVLPGGKEHLVDGRQSGRVLRAPRGDGGFGYDPIFLGDGQDRTNAELTPEQKDAISHRGKALRELAKLVAKVLPPAA from the coding sequence ATGAACAAGGTCCTGCTCGCCACGCGCAACCGCAAGAAGCTGGTGGAACTCCAGCGGATCCTGGACGGCGCGCTCGGCGCGCACCGGATCGCCCTGCTCGGGCTGGATGACGTCGAGCAGTACCCGGAGCTGCCAGAGACCGGCCTGACCTTCGGCGAGAACGCGCTGATCAAGGCGCGGGAGGGCTGCCGGCGTACCGGGCTGCCGACCATCGCCGACGATTCCGGGCTGGCGGTGGACGCGCTCAACGGGATGCCGGGTGTGTTCAGCGCCCGGTGGTCCGGCCAGCACGGCGACGACCGTGCCAACCTCCAGTTGGTGCTGGATCAGATCGCCGACGTGCCCGACGAGGAGCGAGCCGCCTCTTTCGTCTGCACGGTGGCGCTGGTGCTGCCCGGTGGCAAGGAGCACCTGGTCGACGGCCGGCAGTCCGGGCGGGTGCTGCGCGCCCCGCGTGGCGATGGAGGGTTCGGCTACGACCCGATCTTCCTGGGCGACGGGCAGGACCGGACCAACGCCGAGCTGACCCCGGAGCAGAAGGACGCGATCAGCCACCGCGGCAAGGCGCTGCGCGAGCTGGCCAAGCTGGTCGCCAAGGTGCTGCCGCCCGCCGCCTGA
- the hutH gene encoding histidine ammonia-lyase: MTTVTIQPTGISADDVLAVARGTATVVLDPATREAMATSRAIVDGIEAAGRPVYGVSTGFGALANTFVAPERRAELQHALIRSHAAGVGAPMPREVVRAMMLLRVRSLALGRSGVRPLIAEALVDLLNHDITPWVPEHGSLGASGDLAPLAHCALVLLGEGWVLGPAGDRQDAGDALAAAGLKPIELAAKEGLALINGTDGMLGMLLLAIHDAAHLFAMADVTAALAIEAMLGSERPFLPELHAIRPHPGQATSAANIHRLLQDSRVMDSHRDDLAHAVQDAYSMRCAPQVAGAARDTLDFVRTVAGRELVSVVDNPVVLPDGRVESTGNFHGAPLGFAADFLAIAAAEVGAIAERRVDRLLDVTRSRELPAFLSPDAGVNSGLMIAQYTAAGIVAENRRLAAPASVDSLPTSGMQEDHVSMGWAAAKKLRTVLDNLTSLLAVELLAGVRGLQLRAPLEPSPAGRAAVAALGGAAGEPGPDVFLAPVMEAARAVLAGPELRAAIEREVGPLG, from the coding sequence ATGACGACCGTGACCATCCAACCCACCGGAATCTCCGCCGACGACGTGCTCGCGGTGGCCCGCGGCACCGCCACCGTGGTCCTCGACCCGGCCACCCGGGAGGCGATGGCGACCAGCCGCGCGATCGTGGACGGCATCGAGGCCGCCGGGCGGCCCGTGTACGGCGTCTCGACCGGGTTCGGGGCGCTGGCCAACACCTTCGTCGCCCCGGAGCGGCGGGCCGAGCTGCAACACGCGCTGATCCGCTCGCACGCCGCCGGGGTGGGCGCGCCGATGCCGCGCGAGGTGGTCCGGGCGATGATGCTGCTACGGGTCCGGTCGCTCGCCCTGGGCCGCTCCGGAGTCCGCCCGCTGATCGCCGAGGCGCTGGTCGACCTGCTCAACCACGACATCACCCCGTGGGTGCCGGAGCACGGCTCGCTGGGCGCCTCCGGCGACCTGGCGCCGCTGGCGCACTGCGCGCTGGTGCTGCTCGGTGAGGGCTGGGTGCTCGGCCCGGCCGGCGATCGGCAGGACGCAGGGGACGCGCTGGCCGCGGCGGGGCTCAAGCCGATCGAGCTGGCCGCCAAGGAGGGGCTGGCGCTGATCAACGGCACCGACGGGATGCTCGGGATGCTGCTGCTGGCCATCCACGACGCGGCGCACCTGTTCGCCATGGCCGACGTGACCGCCGCGCTGGCGATCGAGGCGATGCTCGGCTCGGAGCGGCCGTTCCTTCCCGAGCTGCACGCGATCCGGCCGCACCCCGGCCAGGCGACGTCGGCGGCGAACATCCACCGGCTGCTGCAGGACTCGAGGGTGATGGACTCGCACCGCGACGACCTGGCGCACGCCGTGCAGGACGCGTACTCGATGCGCTGCGCGCCGCAGGTGGCCGGCGCGGCCCGGGACACCCTGGACTTCGTCCGCACGGTCGCGGGTCGGGAGCTGGTGTCCGTGGTGGACAACCCGGTGGTGCTGCCGGACGGCCGGGTCGAGTCGACCGGTAACTTCCACGGCGCGCCGCTCGGCTTCGCCGCGGACTTCCTCGCCATCGCTGCCGCCGAGGTGGGCGCGATCGCCGAGCGCCGGGTGGACCGGCTGCTGGACGTCACCCGCTCCCGGGAGCTGCCGGCGTTCCTCTCCCCCGACGCCGGGGTGAACTCCGGGCTGATGATCGCTCAGTACACGGCGGCCGGGATCGTCGCGGAGAACCGGCGACTGGCCGCCCCGGCCTCGGTGGACTCACTGCCCACCAGCGGTATGCAGGAGGACCACGTCTCGATGGGCTGGGCGGCGGCCAAGAAGCTGCGCACGGTGCTGGACAACCTGACCAGCCTGCTCGCGGTGGAGCTGCTGGCCGGCGTACGCGGCCTTCAGCTGCGTGCCCCGCTGGAGCCGTCGCCGGCCGGCCGGGCCGCGGTCGCCGCACTGGGCGGAGCGGCCGGTGAGCCGGGCCCGGACGTGTTCCTCGCCCCGGTGATGGAGGCGGCCCGCGCGGTGCTGGCCGGACCGGAACTGCGCGCCGCCATCGAACGGGAGGTCGGCCCGCTGGGCTGA
- the hutI gene encoding imidazolonepropionase, translating to MSSLLVDNIGELVTNGAGEGPLGIRRDAAVLVEDGRVAWVGPASYAPAADRRVDAGGAAVLPGFVDSHAHLVFAGDRAAEFAARMAGQPYTGGGIRTTVGATRAASDDELRATVRRLRGEALLQGTTTMEIKSGYGLTVADEARSLRIAAETSAETTFLGAHVVPAEYAGRPDDYVGLVCGPMLAAAAPHAKWIDVFCERGAFDVDHARAVLACGQAAGLGVRVHANQLGPGPGVQLGVELDAASVDHCTHLSDADVDALASATTVATLLPGAEFSTRSPYPDARRLLDAGVTVALATDCNPGSSYTSSMPFCVALAVREMRMTPAEAVRAATLGGARALRRDDIGVLTPGARADLVVLDAPSYLHLAYRPGVPLIRQVLLNGVPQ from the coding sequence ATGAGCAGCCTGCTGGTCGACAACATAGGGGAGCTGGTCACCAACGGCGCTGGCGAGGGCCCGCTGGGCATCCGCCGCGACGCGGCCGTGCTGGTCGAGGACGGCCGGGTGGCCTGGGTCGGGCCGGCGTCGTACGCGCCGGCCGCCGACCGGCGGGTCGACGCCGGTGGGGCCGCCGTGCTGCCCGGCTTCGTGGACAGCCACGCACACCTGGTCTTCGCCGGCGACCGGGCCGCCGAGTTCGCCGCCCGGATGGCCGGACAGCCGTACACCGGCGGCGGCATCCGGACCACGGTCGGCGCGACCCGGGCCGCCAGTGACGACGAGCTGCGGGCCACCGTACGCCGGTTGCGCGGGGAGGCGCTGCTCCAGGGCACCACCACCATGGAGATCAAGAGTGGGTACGGGCTGACCGTCGCCGACGAGGCCCGCTCGCTGCGGATCGCCGCCGAGACCAGCGCCGAGACCACCTTCCTCGGCGCGCACGTGGTGCCCGCCGAGTACGCCGGCCGTCCCGACGACTACGTCGGGCTGGTCTGCGGGCCGATGCTGGCCGCAGCCGCGCCGCACGCGAAGTGGATCGACGTGTTCTGCGAGCGGGGCGCCTTCGACGTCGACCACGCCCGGGCCGTCCTCGCCTGCGGGCAGGCCGCCGGGCTGGGCGTGCGGGTGCACGCCAACCAGCTCGGCCCCGGCCCCGGTGTCCAGCTCGGCGTGGAACTGGACGCCGCCAGCGTCGACCACTGCACCCACCTCAGCGACGCCGACGTGGACGCGCTGGCCTCGGCGACCACCGTGGCCACCCTGCTGCCCGGTGCCGAGTTCTCCACCCGCTCGCCCTACCCGGACGCCCGCCGGCTGCTCGACGCCGGCGTCACCGTCGCGCTGGCCACCGACTGCAACCCCGGCTCGTCGTACACCTCGTCCATGCCGTTCTGTGTGGCCCTCGCCGTCCGCGAGATGCGGATGACCCCGGCGGAGGCGGTCCGGGCCGCGACGCTGGGCGGCGCGCGGGCGCTGCGCCGCGACGACATCGGCGTGCTCACCCCCGGCGCCCGGGCCGACCTCGTCGTCCTGGACGCCCCCTCGTACCTGCACCTGGCCTACCGGCCCGGTGTTCCACTGATCCGCCAGGTCCTGCTCAACGGAGTGCCCCAATGA
- a CDS encoding formimidoylglutamate deiminase — MPVTPTRWLAEYAWLPNYAEPTPDVLIETDGERITGVTPLTTGSRPPAGVEVYADAVPLPGLTLPGLSNVHSHAFHRALRGRTHGGRGDFWSWRDRMYAVADRLDPDTYLALARAVYAEMALAGITCVGEFHYLHHRPDGGAYDDPNAMGAALAEAAAHAGIRLTLLDTCYLTAGVDGRALAGPQRRFGDGDATRWAERAAAFQPTDGHARVGAAVHSVRAVPADQLGTVAAWARDRSAPLHVHLSEQPAENDECRAVHGRTPTALLAEHGVLGSNTTAVHVTHPTSGDLTLLGESRTGACLCPTTERDLADGIGPARRMADVGIQLSLGSDSHAVIDLFEEARAVELDERLRTRRRGHFTPVELLSAASAAGHAALGWADAGRIAVGARADLVTVRLDSARTAGVPPVGAFFAAGAADVEQVVVDGRVVVAEGRHLSVDVPAELAASIEAVTPA; from the coding sequence ATGCCGGTGACCCCGACCCGCTGGCTCGCCGAGTACGCCTGGCTGCCCAACTACGCCGAGCCCACGCCCGACGTGCTGATCGAGACCGACGGGGAGCGGATCACCGGCGTGACGCCGCTGACCACCGGAAGCCGGCCACCCGCCGGGGTCGAGGTGTACGCCGACGCCGTGCCACTGCCCGGGCTGACCCTGCCAGGGCTGTCCAATGTGCACTCGCACGCGTTCCACCGGGCACTGCGCGGGCGCACCCACGGCGGCCGGGGCGACTTCTGGAGCTGGCGGGACCGGATGTACGCCGTCGCGGACCGCCTGGATCCGGACACCTACCTCGCCCTGGCCCGGGCGGTCTACGCCGAGATGGCGCTGGCCGGGATCACCTGCGTCGGCGAGTTCCACTACCTGCACCATCGCCCCGACGGCGGCGCCTACGACGACCCGAACGCGATGGGTGCGGCCCTGGCCGAAGCCGCCGCGCACGCCGGAATCCGGCTCACCCTGCTGGACACCTGCTACCTGACCGCCGGCGTGGACGGTCGGGCGCTGGCCGGGCCGCAGCGGCGTTTCGGTGACGGCGACGCGACCCGGTGGGCCGAGCGGGCGGCGGCGTTCCAACCGACGGACGGGCACGCGCGGGTCGGCGCTGCCGTGCACTCGGTGCGGGCGGTCCCCGCCGACCAACTCGGCACGGTGGCCGCCTGGGCACGGGACCGGTCGGCGCCGCTGCACGTGCACCTCTCCGAACAGCCCGCCGAGAACGACGAGTGCCGGGCCGTACACGGCCGCACGCCGACCGCGCTGCTCGCCGAGCACGGCGTGCTCGGATCGAACACCACGGCCGTGCACGTCACCCACCCGACCAGCGGTGACCTGACGCTGCTGGGGGAGAGCCGGACCGGGGCGTGCCTCTGCCCGACAACCGAGCGGGACCTGGCCGACGGGATCGGCCCGGCGCGGCGGATGGCCGACGTGGGGATCCAGCTGAGCCTGGGCAGCGACAGCCACGCCGTGATCGACCTCTTCGAGGAGGCCCGGGCGGTGGAGCTGGACGAGCGGCTGCGCACCCGGCGGCGCGGCCACTTCACCCCGGTAGAGCTGCTCAGCGCCGCCAGCGCCGCCGGGCACGCCGCGCTGGGCTGGGCCGACGCCGGGCGGATCGCCGTGGGAGCGCGCGCCGACCTGGTCACGGTACGGCTGGACAGCGCCCGCACCGCCGGGGTGCCGCCGGTTGGCGCGTTCTTCGCGGCCGGGGCGGCGGACGTCGAGCAGGTCGTGGTGGACGGCCGGGTGGTGGTGGCCGAGGGCAGGCACCTGAGCGTGGACGTGCCGGCCGAGTTGGCGGCCTCGATCGAGGCGGTGACACCGGCATGA
- a CDS encoding allantoate amidohydrolase has product MTDDLPGRFRTLWDELAPIGRDAGSGGYLRYALTEPELELRNWFRSQADRRAMPVTEDGNGNLFAHWGDPEAGDAVLTGSHFDSVPHGGAYDGPLGIVSAFLAVDELRAAGVTPGRPLVLGAFVEEEGARFGVPCLGSRLLTGALLVDRAAGLRDAAGVSFAEALGDQPAGARPELLGRFGAFVELHVEQGRALVETDAPVAVASAIWPHGRWRFDVVGEGNHAGTTRMADRRDPMLTYAFTVLAANKEARLRGAHATVGRVAVEPNATNAIPSKVTGWLDARAADPETLSGLVDAVRGKIAERARRDGTAVTLTEESATPLVAFDGGLAGRLATLLDAPVLPTGAGHDAGVLAAHLPTAMLFVRNPTGVSHSPAEAATDADCAAGVRALARVLQELTCR; this is encoded by the coding sequence GTGACCGACGACCTTCCCGGCCGGTTCCGGACGCTGTGGGACGAGCTCGCGCCGATCGGGCGGGACGCCGGCAGCGGCGGCTACCTGCGCTACGCGTTGACCGAGCCAGAGCTGGAGCTACGCAACTGGTTCCGGTCGCAGGCCGACCGCCGAGCCATGCCGGTCACCGAGGACGGCAACGGCAACCTCTTCGCGCACTGGGGTGACCCGGAGGCCGGGGACGCGGTGCTGACCGGCAGCCACTTCGACTCGGTGCCGCACGGCGGGGCGTACGACGGGCCGCTCGGCATCGTCAGCGCGTTCCTCGCCGTCGACGAATTGCGCGCCGCCGGCGTCACGCCGGGCCGACCGCTGGTGCTGGGCGCGTTCGTCGAGGAGGAAGGGGCACGCTTCGGCGTACCGTGCCTGGGGTCGCGGCTGCTCACCGGCGCGCTTCTGGTCGACCGCGCGGCCGGACTGCGCGACGCGGCCGGGGTGAGCTTCGCCGAGGCGCTCGGCGACCAGCCCGCAGGCGCCCGCCCGGAGCTGCTGGGCCGGTTCGGCGCCTTCGTGGAGCTGCACGTCGAGCAGGGCCGCGCGCTGGTCGAGACGGACGCGCCGGTCGCGGTGGCCAGCGCCATCTGGCCGCACGGCCGGTGGCGCTTCGACGTCGTCGGCGAGGGCAACCACGCGGGCACCACCCGGATGGCCGACCGCCGCGACCCGATGCTCACCTACGCGTTCACCGTGCTGGCGGCCAACAAGGAAGCCCGGCTGCGCGGCGCGCACGCCACCGTGGGCCGGGTCGCCGTCGAGCCGAACGCCACCAACGCCATCCCGTCGAAGGTCACCGGCTGGCTGGACGCCCGGGCCGCCGACCCGGAGACCCTCTCCGGATTGGTCGACGCGGTGCGGGGCAAAATCGCCGAGCGGGCCCGTCGCGACGGTACGGCGGTGACGCTGACCGAGGAGTCAGCGACGCCGCTGGTCGCCTTCGACGGCGGGCTGGCCGGCCGGCTGGCCACACTGCTCGACGCGCCGGTGCTGCCCACCGGCGCGGGACACGACGCCGGAGTGCTCGCCGCGCACCTGCCCACCGCCATGCTCTTCGTGCGCAATCCGACCGGGGTGTCGCACTCCCCCGCCGAGGCGGCCACCGACGCCGACTGCGCCGCCGGGGTACGGGCTCTGGCCCGCGTCCTCCAGGAGCTGACATGCCGGTGA
- the hutU gene encoding urocanate hydratase — MTQPVRAARGSQLTARGWPQEAALRMLMNNLDPEVAERPDDLVVYGGTGKAARDWPSYHALVRTLTDLREDETMLVQSGRPVGVMRTHEWAPRVLLANSNLVGDWATWPEFRRLEQLGLTMYGQMTAGSWIYIGTQGILQGTYETFAAVAAKRFKDTLAGTLTLTAGCGGMGGAQPLAVTMNGGVCLIVDVDRTRLDRRVHDRYLDEVADSLDDAVRRVLAAKRDRRALSVGVVGNAAEVFPELLNRGVEIDIVTDQTSAHDPLAYLPVGVELADARDYAAAKPAEFTDRARASMAKHVEAMVGFLDAGAEVFDYGNSIRGEAQLGGYQRAFAFPGFVPAYIRPLFCEGRGPFRWAALSGDPADIAATDRAILKLFPENESLARWIKLAGERVAFQGLPARICWLGQGERDKAGVRFNDMVASGELSAPVVIGRDHLDTGSVASPYRETEGMADGSDAIADWPLLNALVNTASGASWVSIHHGGGVGIGRSIHAGQVCVADGTALAGQKIERVLTNDPAMGVIRHVDAGYDSAREVAERTGVRVPMTEGPA, encoded by the coding sequence ATGACCCAGCCCGTCCGTGCCGCACGGGGCAGCCAGCTCACCGCCCGTGGGTGGCCGCAGGAGGCCGCCCTGCGGATGCTCATGAACAACCTCGACCCCGAGGTGGCCGAACGCCCCGACGACCTGGTGGTCTACGGCGGCACCGGCAAGGCCGCGCGGGACTGGCCGTCGTACCACGCGCTGGTCCGCACGCTGACCGACCTGCGCGAGGACGAGACGATGCTGGTGCAGTCGGGCCGTCCGGTCGGGGTGATGCGCACCCACGAGTGGGCACCCCGGGTGCTGCTGGCCAACTCCAACCTGGTCGGCGACTGGGCTACCTGGCCGGAGTTCCGCCGGCTGGAGCAGCTGGGCCTGACCATGTACGGGCAGATGACCGCCGGCTCGTGGATCTACATCGGCACCCAGGGCATCCTCCAGGGCACCTACGAGACGTTCGCCGCCGTGGCCGCCAAGCGGTTCAAGGACACCCTCGCGGGCACGCTGACGCTCACCGCCGGGTGCGGCGGGATGGGCGGCGCGCAGCCCCTCGCGGTCACCATGAACGGCGGCGTCTGCCTGATCGTCGACGTGGACCGGACCCGCCTCGACCGCCGGGTGCACGACCGCTACCTGGACGAGGTGGCCGACTCGCTGGACGACGCGGTGCGGCGGGTGCTGGCCGCGAAGCGGGACCGGCGCGCCCTCTCCGTCGGCGTGGTCGGCAACGCCGCAGAGGTCTTTCCCGAGCTGCTGAACCGGGGCGTCGAGATCGACATCGTGACCGACCAGACCAGCGCGCACGACCCGCTGGCGTACCTGCCGGTGGGGGTGGAACTGGCCGACGCCCGGGATTACGCGGCGGCGAAGCCAGCCGAGTTCACCGACCGGGCCCGGGCGTCGATGGCGAAGCACGTCGAGGCGATGGTCGGCTTCCTCGACGCCGGCGCCGAGGTCTTCGACTACGGCAACTCGATCCGGGGCGAGGCGCAGCTCGGCGGCTACCAGCGCGCCTTCGCCTTCCCCGGCTTCGTGCCGGCGTACATCCGGCCGTTGTTCTGCGAGGGCAGGGGCCCGTTCCGGTGGGCGGCGCTCTCCGGCGACCCGGCCGACATCGCCGCCACCGACCGGGCGATCCTGAAGCTGTTCCCGGAGAACGAGTCGCTGGCCCGCTGGATCAAGCTGGCCGGTGAGCGGGTCGCCTTCCAGGGCCTGCCGGCCCGGATCTGCTGGCTCGGCCAGGGCGAGCGGGACAAGGCAGGTGTGCGATTCAACGACATGGTCGCCTCCGGCGAGCTTTCCGCCCCGGTGGTGATCGGCCGGGACCATCTGGACACCGGCAGCGTGGCCAGCCCGTACCGGGAGACCGAGGGAATGGCCGACGGCTCCGACGCGATCGCCGACTGGCCGCTGCTCAACGCACTGGTCAACACGGCCAGCGGTGCCTCCTGGGTGTCCATCCACCACGGCGGTGGGGTGGGCATCGGCCGCTCCATCCACGCCGGGCAGGTCTGTGTGGCCGACGGCACCGCCCTCGCCGGGCAGAAGATCGAGCGGGTACTCACCAACGACCCGGCCATGGGTGTGATCCGTCACGTCGACGCCGGCTACGACTCCGCCCGCGAGGTCGCGGAACGCACTGGCGTCCGCGTCCCGATGACGGAAGGGCCGGCGTGA
- a CDS encoding MurR/RpiR family transcriptional regulator, which yields MNEGAVGAPVEQVLDLFDGVRLTPTQRRIAHCLVQHAPAVAYLSAAEVAELAGVSQPSVTRFAVALGHDGYPALRRRLRDLTTAAPGGPADAGNELQQAVRAEMGNLDRLAGQLADRHRLAETGRLLAASRPLPVLGLRAAAPLAAYFAYFAAKVHPDVRVLDDGGSLLTDRLEQAAEAGAGALLAFVLPRYPRETLDALREARAAGLTVVAITDSPVSPATEHADVVLPAAVGAQLVFDLHTAPMTLAMVLLQAICDAAPADTQRRLEAFEASATRRQLFLG from the coding sequence GTGAATGAAGGAGCTGTCGGGGCGCCGGTCGAGCAGGTGCTCGATCTGTTCGACGGGGTGCGACTCACCCCGACCCAGCGCCGGATCGCGCACTGCCTCGTCCAGCACGCCCCGGCCGTGGCGTACCTCTCCGCGGCCGAGGTCGCCGAGTTGGCCGGGGTCAGCCAGCCGTCGGTCACCCGCTTCGCCGTCGCACTCGGCCACGACGGCTACCCGGCCCTGCGCCGCCGGCTGCGCGACCTGACCACCGCCGCGCCCGGCGGACCGGCGGACGCCGGCAACGAACTCCAGCAGGCGGTACGCGCCGAGATGGGCAACCTGGACCGGCTCGCCGGTCAGCTCGCCGACCGGCACCGGCTCGCCGAGACCGGCCGGCTGCTCGCCGCCAGCCGCCCGCTGCCGGTGCTCGGCCTGCGGGCCGCCGCGCCCCTGGCCGCCTACTTCGCCTACTTCGCGGCCAAGGTGCACCCGGACGTGCGGGTGCTCGACGACGGCGGCAGCCTGCTCACCGACCGCCTAGAGCAGGCAGCCGAGGCCGGGGCCGGCGCGCTGCTCGCCTTCGTGCTGCCCCGCTACCCCCGGGAGACCCTGGACGCGCTGCGCGAGGCACGCGCCGCCGGGTTGACCGTGGTGGCGATCACCGACTCCCCGGTCAGCCCGGCCACCGAGCACGCCGACGTGGTGCTGCCCGCCGCGGTCGGCGCCCAACTCGTCTTCGACCTGCACACCGCCCCGATGACCCTGGCCATGGTGCTGTTGCAGGCGATCTGCGACGCCGCGCCGGCCGACACCCAGCGCCGACTGGAGGCGTTCGAAGCCTCCGCCACCCGCCGTCAGCTATTCCTCGGATGA
- a CDS encoding O-antigen ligase family protein, producing MAPRQLMVDTFYAGMRELTDKIKSMGLAYRILSFGLVVLAAAFLMAGRWDLSVAVGVGAVLGWVLLEPARTTWAVFVVAFTIPVTINFGYPTNPSYSLLLLLFLLAVWGRLLRAERDGWRRNVILAALLLPLSGLLSGMVHWHGVKPIAVGLAPLACVGVLCWHVVEEARHDRQLIIRIAQTLTWLSVPVAVFAKYQTLSLSWPIFDQFAYHWTYTSAFDATRAVGISGHPIIYGSFAMAMALVALTIRGRFWYVPFTANLVGLVLSGTRSAWVGTVLALTLWLLFRWRKVSLRGMGSAILITAVAFAIVAVKAPGFSSSSSSTPPGPVWFAGTPTASVPAPASEPPAAQSPTPATPAATPSHGDSVDVAGSRISDPLESASASARFTRISVVWDGITQDWSTVLFGNGPESNVRYLEKVGIGDGEAQVFDNTYLTFWYNYGLLGLACLLAILLVLYWRFRSLTARILLVGIAAQVFFFDAWLWLGAVAVFVLAVALSAADNTSESTRPTSVFVPGRRRPEQESELTR from the coding sequence GTGGCGCCGCGGCAGCTGATGGTGGATACCTTCTATGCCGGAATGCGGGAGTTGACCGACAAGATCAAGAGCATGGGGCTCGCGTACCGCATCCTCAGCTTCGGCCTTGTCGTCCTGGCTGCCGCATTCCTGATGGCCGGCAGGTGGGACCTCTCGGTTGCGGTCGGCGTCGGTGCCGTGCTCGGTTGGGTGCTGCTGGAACCGGCCCGGACCACCTGGGCCGTGTTCGTCGTTGCCTTCACCATCCCGGTGACCATCAACTTCGGCTACCCGACCAACCCGTCGTACTCACTGCTGCTGCTTCTCTTCCTCCTCGCCGTCTGGGGGCGCCTTCTTCGCGCCGAACGCGACGGGTGGCGGCGGAACGTGATCCTGGCGGCGCTTCTCCTACCCCTGTCCGGGCTGCTCTCCGGAATGGTGCACTGGCACGGGGTCAAGCCGATCGCTGTCGGTCTCGCGCCTCTCGCGTGCGTCGGCGTGCTGTGTTGGCATGTTGTCGAGGAAGCGCGTCATGATCGACAGCTGATCATCCGAATCGCCCAGACGCTCACCTGGCTCAGCGTTCCGGTCGCGGTATTCGCCAAGTATCAGACGCTCTCGCTGAGCTGGCCGATCTTCGATCAATTCGCGTACCACTGGACCTACACCTCCGCGTTCGACGCGACACGGGCGGTCGGCATTTCGGGGCACCCCATCATCTACGGCAGCTTCGCCATGGCGATGGCTCTCGTTGCGCTGACCATCCGGGGCAGATTCTGGTACGTCCCCTTCACCGCCAACCTTGTTGGGTTGGTGCTGTCGGGCACCCGGAGCGCCTGGGTCGGCACAGTTCTCGCCCTCACCCTGTGGCTGCTCTTCCGATGGCGCAAGGTCTCCTTGCGCGGCATGGGTAGCGCGATCCTCATCACCGCGGTCGCCTTCGCGATCGTGGCTGTCAAGGCGCCGGGCTTCTCCTCCTCCTCATCCTCCACTCCGCCAGGGCCGGTCTGGTTCGCCGGTACGCCGACGGCCTCCGTTCCTGCCCCAGCATCCGAACCTCCCGCAGCGCAATCCCCCACCCCTGCGACCCCCGCCGCCACACCAAGCCACGGAGATTCCGTCGACGTGGCGGGGTCGCGCATCTCTGACCCCTTGGAATCGGCCAGCGCGAGTGCGCGCTTCACCCGGATCAGCGTCGTTTGGGACGGCATCACGCAGGACTGGTCGACGGTCCTGTTCGGGAACGGACCCGAGTCCAACGTTCGCTACCTGGAGAAGGTCGGTATCGGCGACGGTGAGGCGCAGGTCTTCGACAACACCTACCTGACCTTCTGGTACAACTACGGGCTGCTCGGCCTGGCCTGCCTGCTGGCGATCCTGCTGGTTCTCTACTGGCGCTTCCGCTCGCTGACGGCTCGCATCCTGCTCGTCGGGATCGCGGCCCAGGTCTTCTTCTTCGACGCATGGCTGTGGCTCGGGGCGGTGGCCGTGTTCGTCCTGGCGGTCGCATTGTCCGCTGCGGACAACACGTCGGAGTCAACCCGGCCGACGTCGGTGTTCGTTCCCGGAAGGCGGCGGCCGGAGCAGGAGAGCGAGCTGACGAGGTAG
- a CDS encoding glycosyltransferase family 2 protein, whose translation MAGHQWSVVTVTYNSADTLRQCWRDADKPYEWIVVDNCSADDSVAVAEELGARVIRLPENVGFSRANNVGVREAAGQYILFANPDLEIGPDGFDVLRRHLDAHGGLVAPQLLSTEGVPQPNGRGFPYATAKLGNRKIWPLSRLHATYRVVANAGEAVYVAWVMGAAVAARTADFIAMGEWNERFFLYYEDHELGLRAWRHGLPVALLGDVRWTHHWARATNSFQWSRAHTLELQSAKTFFGMFPEFLVGLPLAARRHRRAARLIGSPVATDHGAGEPVPMSAPRATSS comes from the coding sequence ATGGCAGGACACCAGTGGAGTGTCGTAACGGTCACCTACAACTCGGCGGACACCCTCCGCCAGTGCTGGCGCGACGCCGACAAGCCCTACGAGTGGATCGTCGTCGACAACTGCTCCGCCGACGACTCGGTCGCGGTGGCGGAGGAGCTGGGTGCCCGGGTCATCCGGCTACCGGAGAACGTCGGCTTCTCCAGGGCCAACAACGTCGGCGTACGCGAGGCGGCTGGTCAGTACATTCTGTTCGCCAACCCCGACCTCGAAATCGGCCCGGACGGTTTCGACGTGCTCCGGCGGCACCTCGACGCCCACGGTGGTCTGGTCGCTCCCCAGTTGCTCTCCACGGAGGGGGTCCCCCAGCCCAACGGGCGAGGTTTCCCCTACGCCACCGCCAAGCTGGGCAACCGGAAGATCTGGCCCCTCTCCCGGCTGCACGCGACCTACCGGGTGGTGGCCAATGCCGGTGAGGCGGTCTACGTCGCCTGGGTCATGGGCGCGGCGGTCGCCGCCCGCACCGCCGACTTCATCGCGATGGGTGAGTGGAACGAGCGGTTCTTCCTCTACTACGAGGACCACGAGCTCGGGCTGCGGGCATGGCGACACGGCCTCCCGGTCGCCCTGCTCGGCGACGTCCGCTGGACCCACCACTGGGCACGTGCGACAAACTCCTTCCAGTGGTCGCGGGCGCACACCTTGGAGTTGCAGAGCGCCAAGACCTTCTTCGGCATGTTTCCCGAGTTCCTGGTCGGTCTGCCCCTAGCCGCTCGACGACACCGGCGGGCGGCACGCCTGATCGGTTCACCGGTGGCTACGGACCACGGCGCGGGTGAACCCGTACCCATGTCAGCCCCGCGGGCGACGTCCAGCTAG